A single window of Rhodococcoides fascians A25f DNA harbors:
- a CDS encoding DUF2637 domain-containing protein, giving the protein MDNANTPAPDVTSEDTLDIHPRVLTGALITGLAIAIIVGAASFKLSFSTLLDLAVMAGIHPADAWVIPVALDGPILAAAVIRIALSQHTDAATKRGRRLVVAVLTASAILSIAGNAYHAVLTATVLNAAVAAAIAALAPAMVLTMSEIVAVVLRAPRRRRATTTIDTPQPFDTATETARIDGPIDRVEVEQLGATKGSTLAGVDEDLDNGLLKPAVWTSVYLYLAHPDWSLSDIARHLELHTSTVSRHIKTWTQVQQNIACERSTAAPTVAANQAHSTTTTVDGDHSADDAIESSSGYDADDYDSIDAGRDYAGATR; this is encoded by the coding sequence ATGGACAACGCTAATACCCCTGCGCCAGACGTCACCAGCGAGGACACCCTCGACATCCACCCCCGCGTGTTGACCGGTGCCCTGATCACCGGCCTGGCCATCGCCATCATCGTCGGCGCGGCGTCCTTCAAGCTCTCCTTTTCCACCCTGCTCGACCTCGCCGTTATGGCCGGCATCCATCCGGCCGATGCCTGGGTTATCCCCGTCGCTCTCGACGGCCCGATTCTCGCTGCCGCCGTCATCCGGATCGCCCTCTCACAGCACACCGACGCAGCCACGAAGCGAGGTCGGCGACTCGTAGTGGCAGTGCTGACCGCCTCGGCGATCCTGTCGATCGCAGGCAACGCCTACCACGCAGTTCTGACCGCAACCGTCCTCAACGCCGCCGTCGCAGCCGCAATAGCCGCATTAGCGCCAGCGATGGTCCTCACGATGAGCGAGATCGTCGCCGTCGTCCTGCGCGCACCCCGCCGCCGTCGTGCCACGACCACAATCGACACGCCCCAACCATTCGATACGGCCACTGAGACAGCTCGCATCGACGGCCCGATCGATCGTGTGGAGGTCGAGCAACTCGGCGCGACAAAAGGTTCGACTCTCGCCGGGGTAGACGAAGATCTCGATAATGGCCTGCTCAAGCCCGCCGTGTGGACCAGCGTCTACCTTTACCTCGCGCACCCCGACTGGTCGCTGAGTGACATCGCCCGCCACCTCGAGCTGCACACCTCGACCGTCTCTCGGCACATCAAGACCTGGACACAGGTCCAGCAGAACATCGCCTGCGAACGCAGCACCGCAGCCCCCACCGTCGCAGCTAACCAGGCGCACAGCACCACCACCACCGTCGATGGCGACCACAGCGCCGACGACGCAATCGAATCGAGTTCGGGGTACGACGCGGACGACTACGACTCGATAGATGCCGGTCGTGACTACGCGGGCGCGACGCGGTGA
- a CDS encoding ParA family protein gives MSTSSKQPRKFAICNQKGGVGKTATTLGLASALADKGKHVLVIDMDPQANATTGLGVDVDDEMRTTFDLMSVTGEGAAADAVVATEWDRVDLIAATQSLANLEADGANDLIFRLDIALEGVDLSPYSAVFIDCPPSLGKLLFAVLCACDSVIAVTEPTIDSVRAITKVEETITNVKRRANPRLELEKIVLSKKRRTSEHQYREDELRAAYGELVARAGIPELAARQDAHSSHTPIHSYKGGRAIDLQVAYDALLKELSIDLLGEPAA, from the coding sequence ATGTCGACGTCGTCGAAGCAACCCAGGAAGTTCGCAATATGCAACCAGAAGGGTGGGGTTGGGAAGACGGCGACAACACTCGGATTGGCGAGTGCTTTGGCCGACAAGGGCAAACACGTCCTCGTCATCGATATGGATCCTCAGGCCAACGCGACGACCGGTCTGGGAGTCGACGTTGATGACGAAATGCGAACTACCTTCGACCTGATGTCGGTCACTGGCGAAGGTGCGGCAGCGGATGCAGTAGTAGCAACCGAATGGGATCGGGTCGACCTGATCGCGGCGACTCAGAGCCTCGCCAATCTTGAGGCTGACGGCGCAAACGACCTGATCTTTCGGTTGGATATCGCGCTTGAAGGTGTCGATCTGTCGCCTTATAGTGCAGTTTTCATCGACTGCCCGCCGTCGCTCGGAAAATTACTCTTCGCGGTCCTCTGCGCCTGCGACTCGGTCATTGCGGTTACCGAACCCACCATCGACAGCGTGCGTGCGATTACCAAGGTTGAAGAAACCATCACCAACGTCAAGCGGCGTGCGAACCCTCGTCTCGAGCTTGAGAAGATCGTCTTGTCTAAGAAACGAAGAACCTCGGAGCATCAGTATCGCGAGGACGAGTTGCGTGCTGCATACGGCGAATTGGTTGCAAGAGCAGGGATCCCGGAGCTGGCGGCGCGCCAAGACGCTCATAGCAGCCACACCCCCATCCATTCTTACAAGGGAGGCCGGGCGATAGACCTGCAAGTCGCCTATGACGCCCTGCTAAAAGAACTGTCTATCGACCTTCTAGGAGAGCCTGCCGCATGA